In the genome of Candidatus Promineifilum breve, the window GGCAACGTCCACTATCAATATGAGAGCGGCCGCGAGGGCGACATGCCCGTCGTCGCCTTCTCGCCCCGCAAGCAAAACCTGACCCTCTACATCACCACCGACGACGACGAATACGAGGCCCTGCGCGCCCGGCTGGGCAAGCACAAGGTCGGCAAGGTGTGCCTCTACATCAACAAGCTGGCCGACGTCGATCCGGCCGTGCTGCGCGAGATGATCAGCCACACGGTTTCCACTGTGCGCGCCGGTTGATCGTTATGATATAATTTCCCCAATCGCGTATCCCGCCGGGCCGTTGCTTGTTCCGGCGGTTTGCCGGTTATCTTATATTCCTGTCGCCGGTCGCCTGGCCGGTGGCCCAGTTTGTTGTTGGGAGGATTTTGTGAACCAGATGGCGTCGTTTTCTGTTCGTTTCGTTCGTCTATCGCGGGTGGCGTTGATCCTGCTCTTCGCCTTCGCCCTGCTGCCGGCGGTGCTGGCCCAGGACGAAAGCCCGCCGCCCATCATCGGCGGCCAGGTCGCCGGCCCCGGCGAATGGCCGTGGCAGGTGGCGCTGATCGGCGCCGGCGGCGATCCCTATGCCGCTCAATACTGCGGCGGCTCGCTCATCGATGTCGAGTGGGTCGTCACCGCCGCCCATTGTGTCGTCGGCGACGATGCCAACGACGTCCAGGTGCTGGCCGGCATCCATGATCTGGGCGACCCCGAGGCCGGCTACCAGCGCCTCGACGTGGCCCAAATCTACGTCCACCCGCAATATGAACAGGCGGCCCAATACGATAAGGACGTGGCCCTGATCCGCCTGGAAGACGCCGCCGACCTGGGGCCGACGCCCGGCGGCGAGATGGTTGCCACCATCCCGTTGGTCTCGGCCGGCGTCGGCAGCCTGGCCGGCGAACAGGCGTCGATCTCCGGCTGGGGCAGCGACGGCAGCGGCTATCCGGAAGACCTGATGGAAGCCGTCGTGCCCATCGTCACCAATGCCGATTGCAACGACAGCAACAGCTACGACGGCGACATCACCGCCGCCATGCTCTGCGCCGGGTATACGGCCGGCGGCGTCGATACCTGCGCCGGCGATAGCGGCGGCCCGCTGGCAATTGACGGCCCGAATTGGAAGCTGGCCGGTATCACCAGTTGGGGCAACGGCTGCGCCCTGCCCAACTACTACGGCGTCTATACCCGCGTGTCACAGGTCGTGGGCTGGATCGAGGAAACGATGGGGACGGTGACGCCGCCCACCGAACTGGACGTCTACGTGACCGCCACCGCCGCGGGCACGACGAGCGACGGGCAAGCCTTCGACAAGCGCGACATCCTGCGCTGGGACGCCGGCACCGGCGACTGGTCGCTCTATCTGGACGGCAGCGCCCTCGGCCTGCCCACCAAGGCCGACATCGTGGCCTTCGACATCCCCAACCCGGCCAACGGTTCGGCCGTCATGGCCTTCGCCAAGACGGTGACCATCACCGGCGTGGGCGCGGTGGCCGCCCACGACTTGCTGCTGCGTGAGACCAACGGCTTCGCCCTGGGCTTCGACGGCTCCGACGTGGGCCTGACGACCGGCGGCGAGAAGCTCGACGCGGTGGAGATACTGCCGGGCAACCTGTCGCCCATCGGCTCGAATTGCGACAAGTACATCCTGTTCAGCACCAAGACCGGCGGCACGGTGCCGGCCCACAACGGCGGCAATCTGCAATTCAAGGGCGAGGACGTGCTCGGCTTCTGCGGCACGCAATTGGGGGCCACCACCCAGGGGTCGTGGCATCTGCTCATCGACGGCTCGGTCGAAGGCATGCCCAAGAACGCCACCGTCAGCCTGTCGGCCAGCGCCGACGGCCAGACGATCTACCTGACGACCAAGGGCAATTTCAACGTTGACAGCGCGTCGGGCGGCCATTCGATGATCTATAGCTACAGCCTGGCGACCGACCAGTTCAGCGGCCCCATCTGGAGCGGCCCGGCCGAAGGGCTGCCCAAGACGGTGGATGGGCTGGACGTGATCGCGCCGTAGCGATTTTCCGGTAGGGGCGAGGCGGCGGCGCCTCGCCCTCTTTGTTCGTAGTAGGCACTTTAGTGCCGTCTGAAGAACGGCGATAAATCGCCTGACTACAAACGGACCTCTTTGTTCGTAGTAGGCACTTTAGTGCCCGTCTGAAGAACGGCGATAAATCGCCTGACTACAACTGACCTTCCAAACATGACATTTGTCACCCCAATTACATGACAATAGTGGTGACATGAGTTGATTGACTCACCCTCCGCTATTCGTTTATGCTCCTTCTAAGGATAAGCAGGTTTCTCTCACCATAGCCCTTATCTTTGCCAATTTGTCCGGTGGTTAACAGCGACACCCCATCGTGGGTTGCTGTCGTTTTGTCGTCCATTTGTTCCTGGGAGGATCACCATGTTGTCACGTTGGAAGTATCTGCCGCTGTTACTCCTGGCCGGTCTGCTGGTGTTGTTCACCGGCTCAGCCCTGGCCCAGAGTAATGAGAAATATTCCGGAGCCACTAACGGCGAAGGCGAAGCCCTAACCGGCACGTTCCTCGTCATCTGGGGCGACCCCCAACCCAATTCGGGCGAGGCCGCGCAAACGCTCTATTTCCTGGTCACCGATGCCGGCGAAGAGCTTCAGCTGGCAATAAGCGCCGACACGCTGGCCGCCGCCGGCGGTGTAACGGCCCTCAACGGACGGCGCGTCACGATTCACGCCATCCGCCAGGCCGTGCCCGGCGACGACACCGCGGCGGCCGTGACCGGCGCGATCGAACTCGTGCCCGGCCAGCCCTCCGACCCCAGCCCCATTACCGGCACGCAGCCCTACGTCTCCATCCTCTGCAAGTTTAACGACATTCCCGACCAGCCGCGGGGGCTATCTTACTTCACCGGTATGTACAGCAATTCCTATCCGGGGCTGGATCACTATTGGCGAGAGACCTCATTCAACCAGGTCAACATCGCCGGCAGTAACGCCTACGGTTGGTTCACCTTGCCACAGCCACGCAGCGCCTACTTTGACGCCGAGGGCAACCTGTTGCGCAACGATGTGCTGTTCGATTGTATTGGCGTGGCTAATGCGTCAGTCAACTTTCCGTCCTTCAGCGGCATCAACATGATGTTCAACGCCAATCTGGATTGTTGCGCCTGGGGCGGCAGCCGGACGCTGACCCTCGACGGCGTGACGAAGCAATACGGCGTCACCTGGGAGCCGCCCTGGGCCTATAATAATATCACGGTGATGGCCCACGAGATGGGCCACAGCATGGGCATGCCCCATTCCTCCGGCCAATACGGCCTCGTCTACGATAACCGGTGGGACGTGATGAGCGACACCTGGACCGATTGCGACCGGGCCACCCACGCCACGTATGGCTGCGTGGGCCAGGGAACCATCTCCTTCCACAAGAATCTGGTCGGCTGGATTCCGGCGGCGCGCCGTTTCACCCTGGGCAGTAGCGCCCAGACGATCACCCTGCAGCGGCTGGCCCAGCCGGGCGCGTCCGATTACCTCATGGCGATCCTGCCCATCAACGGCTCGAGCAGCCACTACTACACCGTCGAAGCCCATAAGTGGGCGGGCTACGACGTCAAATTGCCGCTGGAGGGCGTGGTCATCCACGAAGTAATCGACGGCGTCGCCTACGTGATCGACATCGACGGCGACGGCGACACCGGCGACAGCGGCGGGCAATGGCTGCCGGGCGAAACCTTCTATGGCCAGGACGATAACGTGGTCGCCATCAACAGCGCCACGTCAACCGGCTATACCGTCACCCTCTCCCGTGGCAGCGGGCCCACCGACCCCCATGAGCCGAACAACAACCGGGCCAACGCCACGCTCATCGCCTATGGCGACGTGGTCGACGATCCGCTCATCGACCCGGCCGGCGACGTGGACTTCTACCGCTTCAACGGCCAGGCCGGCGACGCGATCACCGTCGATATCGACGCCGTCACGCTCGGCTCCGACCTCGACTCCACGCTCCAGTTGCAGAATGCGTCGGGGAATTTGTTGGCCGAAAATGACGACACCACCAACCACGACTCCCTGCTGACCTACACCTTGCCGTCGAACGGGGTCTACTACGTGCGCGTGCGCGAATTCAACCACGGCAACGAGGGCGGGTCGAGCTACTTCTATACCTTGAAGCTCACCAAGCAGGGCGTCGCGACCGCCGCCGACATCTACGTGGCGACCAACGCCATCGGCGTCACGGCCGACGGCCAATCCTTCAACAAGCGCGACATCCTGCGCTGGGACGGCGACACCGGCGCCTGGTCGCTCCATCAGTCCGGCAATGCCATCGGCCTGCCGACCAATGCCGACATCGCCGCCTTCGACATCCCCAGCGCCGCCAATGGCTCGGCCAACATGGCCTTCACCAAGAACGTGACCATCGCCGGCGTGGGCACCATCTTGCCCCATGACCTGCTGCTGCACGATCCCAACGGCTTCGCCCTGCGCTTCGACGGCTCCGACGTGGGCCTCTCGACCGCCGGCGAAAAGCTCGACGGCGTGGAACTGTTGCCCGGCTACCTGTCGCCCATCGGCACGAACTGCGACAAGTACATCCTGTTCAGCGTGAAGACGGGCGGCTCGGTGTCGGCCTATAATGGCGGCACGATCACCTTCTCCGGCGAGGACGTGCTCGGCTTCTGCTCCACGCAGTTGGGCACGAACACCCAGGGGTTGTGGCATCTGCTCATCGATGGCTCGGCCGAGGGCATGCCCCGCAATTCGACCGATAGCCTGTCGGCCAGCGCCGACGGCCAGACGATCTACCTGACGACCAAGGGCAACTTCAACGTTGACGGCGCGTCGGGCACGCATTCGATGGTCTATACCTACAGTCTGGCGACCGGCCAGTTCAGCGGCCCCATATGGAGCGGCCTGGACGAGGGGTTGCCCAAGACGGTGGATGGGCTGGATGTGATCGCGCCGTAGACGAGGCAAGAGGGACACAGAGGACACAGAGAACCACAGAGGACGCAGAGAAAGCAAGATTCTTTCTCTGTGTTCTCTGTGTCCCTCGGTGTTCTCTGTGTTCCTCTTCTCTGCATTCTTTGTATAATCCCCCCATGACCGACTACCAACCCCCCGCCCCCGACGAAGCCCCGCCGCCCGCCGACCCCACCGCCGACGCCGCCGACACTGAACCCAAGCCCGATCCGCTCCGCAGCGTCTATACCAGCTCCTTCGGCGAAATCCTGAAGCAGACCGGCGTCAGTCTGGTGGTCAGCACCTATCAGGCGGGCAAGGTCATCCTCGTCCGCTACGACCCCGAGACGGAGACGGTCAACACCCATTTCCGCTCGTTCAACAAGCCGATGGGCATTGCCGTCGACGCCAGCCGCCTGACCATCGGCGGCACCAACACCGTGTGGTACTACCGCAACATGCCCGCCGTGGCCCGCAAGCTGGAGCCGGCCGGCAAGCACGACGCCGCCTATTTGCCGCGCCGCATCCACGTGACCGGCGACATCGACATCCACGAGATGGCCTGGTCGGCCGACGGCGAGCTATGGCTGGTGAACACTCGCTTCGGCTGTCTGTGCACACTGGACGCCGACCACAGCTTCTACCCGCGCTGGCGGCCGCCGTTCCTGACGGCCCTGGCCCCCGA includes:
- a CDS encoding DUF1801 domain-containing protein — protein: MSENSNKTQFNDAAVTAFLDAVPDERKRRDSYVILEMMREISGEEPRMYGTSIVGFGNVHYQYESGREGDMPVVAFSPRKQNLTLYITTDDDEYEALRARLGKHKVGKVCLYINKLADVDPAVLREMISHTVSTVRAG
- a CDS encoding serine protease; the encoded protein is MASFSVRFVRLSRVALILLFAFALLPAVLAQDESPPPIIGGQVAGPGEWPWQVALIGAGGDPYAAQYCGGSLIDVEWVVTAAHCVVGDDANDVQVLAGIHDLGDPEAGYQRLDVAQIYVHPQYEQAAQYDKDVALIRLEDAADLGPTPGGEMVATIPLVSAGVGSLAGEQASISGWGSDGSGYPEDLMEAVVPIVTNADCNDSNSYDGDITAAMLCAGYTAGGVDTCAGDSGGPLAIDGPNWKLAGITSWGNGCALPNYYGVYTRVSQVVGWIEETMGTVTPPTELDVYVTATAAGTTSDGQAFDKRDILRWDAGTGDWSLYLDGSALGLPTKADIVAFDIPNPANGSAVMAFAKTVTITGVGAVAAHDLLLRETNGFALGFDGSDVGLTTGGEKLDAVEILPGNLSPIGSNCDKYILFSTKTGGTVPAHNGGNLQFKGEDVLGFCGTQLGATTQGSWHLLIDGSVEGMPKNATVSLSASADGQTIYLTTKGNFNVDSASGGHSMIYSYSLATDQFSGPIWSGPAEGLPKTVDGLDVIAP
- a CDS encoding pre-peptidase C-terminal domain-containing protein gives rise to the protein MLSRWKYLPLLLLAGLLVLFTGSALAQSNEKYSGATNGEGEALTGTFLVIWGDPQPNSGEAAQTLYFLVTDAGEELQLAISADTLAAAGGVTALNGRRVTIHAIRQAVPGDDTAAAVTGAIELVPGQPSDPSPITGTQPYVSILCKFNDIPDQPRGLSYFTGMYSNSYPGLDHYWRETSFNQVNIAGSNAYGWFTLPQPRSAYFDAEGNLLRNDVLFDCIGVANASVNFPSFSGINMMFNANLDCCAWGGSRTLTLDGVTKQYGVTWEPPWAYNNITVMAHEMGHSMGMPHSSGQYGLVYDNRWDVMSDTWTDCDRATHATYGCVGQGTISFHKNLVGWIPAARRFTLGSSAQTITLQRLAQPGASDYLMAILPINGSSSHYYTVEAHKWAGYDVKLPLEGVVIHEVIDGVAYVIDIDGDGDTGDSGGQWLPGETFYGQDDNVVAINSATSTGYTVTLSRGSGPTDPHEPNNNRANATLIAYGDVVDDPLIDPAGDVDFYRFNGQAGDAITVDIDAVTLGSDLDSTLQLQNASGNLLAENDDTTNHDSLLTYTLPSNGVYYVRVREFNHGNEGGSSYFYTLKLTKQGVATAADIYVATNAIGVTADGQSFNKRDILRWDGDTGAWSLHQSGNAIGLPTNADIAAFDIPSAANGSANMAFTKNVTIAGVGTILPHDLLLHDPNGFALRFDGSDVGLSTAGEKLDGVELLPGYLSPIGTNCDKYILFSVKTGGSVSAYNGGTITFSGEDVLGFCSTQLGTNTQGLWHLLIDGSAEGMPRNSTDSLSASADGQTIYLTTKGNFNVDGASGTHSMVYTYSLATGQFSGPIWSGLDEGLPKTVDGLDVIAP